One Nicotiana tomentosiformis chromosome 1, ASM39032v3, whole genome shotgun sequence genomic window, AGAAATCCTGCGGGAACCTGTTGATGTCTTGGATTACCGCAGGTCAAAATTTGTAATAAAGTGAGTGATTTCTGATGTAAAAAATATTAAGTAGTCGGTAAAGCAATCACAAAAATCATGTTGCTTTCTGGAGTGTAAGAATTTGTGCATAAATTTGGTCTTTCTTTTGGTTTATTCTATTTAAACGCTTCTCGATAGATCTAATGTCTTTTGTAATGACTTGCATTTTCTGTTTAAGCCTCTCCACATTGGCATTGGAGGTCATTTTGATGGGATGTGTTTGATTGAAGAGAACCTGCAAAAGATCACGGAAGCCAAGATATTAAAGTCAATTAGCTAAACTAATAGTAAGACATCTTTCGTTAGTTATTCGTTATTTTCCTGAGATGTTCATGCTTTTTGAATTTTCGTTCCTCTCTTTCAATTAATGATGCCTTTGCTACAACGTCAAAAACGTAAATCTCTATCCACAAAGAGATGTATATGCTGGGAACTTAATAAATTAGATATTAACACACATTACAAATTAGGGATCAATTAATTAGAGTAAAGTACTATTTGTTCAACTCGGATATGGGGCACAATACGAATTTAATTTAAAAGCTTTGTTGGGTTGGGGCAGAGCCAGACTATATTCCTCTTCGAAAATATATAGCGAGATGGCTTGAGAAAAAACGCatgcaaaaataaaatttcaaaattccaTGGACATGCAGAAGACAAATGCATatttaaatttgataattttcaCGCTGTTCCCAATTATATGTATTTGTAAAGTTTCCCGTACCTTATTGTGAACCAATTTGGTCTCTTTAGCACTTTCAACGTCTGCTCTTGTATCTATTGCTGCAGTTATCTCCCGAAAAATCTTCTTCTCATCAGCTAAAGAGTTACACCCGTGTCTTATCTTGCAACACAAAGTTTTAATCTGTAATTACAAAAGGTAAATGGTTAGTCTCAACATAATAATCTGCAGATTTAGGACGTCGGTAGTTTAATTTGGACAACTTAGCGTTCCTAATACAAACACGGATGCGTTTCGGGCACCTCTCACCCAAGTCCTTGCCATAAGAAGCAAAAGGAGATTAATCTTGGGAAAGTGTCTTACCGATAGAGGCTCATTAAGCTTTGCTTCACATGTACTGTAGACACCTAAGAAAGTCTGTTCTGTATATTCAAATTTTCGTCGTCTTGACTCATAAGAATATGCGTACGGTAGTAGGCTTCTTATGTTTTCAGATAATTTGTCTCTGTCAAGCTGCATATAGAGTGAAGACCATACCAAAATGCAAAAAAGTCGGTCAAAACAATGTAGAATAACGCAAGTTATAGTAACaaaaatgaataataataataatattttttatggaAATAGCTCCAATAGTATTGATTATGGTTAGAGATTTTTACTTATCTATactaattttgaaatttatttaccTTCACTATTGaggttttaacttaattataagTCAATATACAAATTATCAATTTTATACAAAATAATGTATTAGACTCTAATATTCCATATTTTCTCTCCCTCTTCCACCCCAAAACTAAACTTATAAATTAATAGAAGAATGTTTGTCCTCTTTCTTGTCAACTTCAGCTATACCTTTACGTGAACAAAGAGATTTGGTATCAAACAATTCTATTatgttttctctttctttttattttctattttgtttttgcTATGTTAAACAATAAACGAATTATCACTTTTGAACGAGGGAAGATCGTTAAATTCTTTTAGCTTTTTGGAATCAATAAACAAAATAGTATTAATTATAAGCGAGTAGATTGAATTGAAAACTATGTTAATCTATTAGAAAGCTtaaaagctttgaattcgaaaatcaaaatttacaaaattattttttgtttggattgggtgttgttgcaaatgattgagaatatcatttggagtttatatcttaaTTTTGAGAGAATATGGTGAAGATTCGAGGTGGTTTTGGTTGAAATTTCATATTAAAACTCGAAAAAGAAAACATAAACAAATTGTATAGATTTTGTATGCCGAGTATACAAAATATCTATAATTATATAATTGTATACAacttgtatataaattgtatgtaaattattgtTTATGAACGGATTCTGTACAAAACAATGTGTATTTAAGTTGTAGATAAATCGTAGATTTTGATCGaatatgtatatattttgtaaaacaCTTTAGTTATTTTCTGTAAATATGAAAACTTAGACAAAATCgggtaaataagtttaaaatctcGTGTATAGGGAAAACATCTTGAATCATAGAACATGATATAGTTTAAATTTGCTAAATATGAACCACAAAGTTAAGAACATGAAGGAGAGAGGGAGTACCGAGTAGAATTTTACAATATATTAAAAAACTCACTATTTACCGATAATATATGTCAATTAATCTCTCGAACAACAATTCAGAAATATTTGCTCAAAGTTTGAGTATAGATCTAGaagaatttaaattcaataaagaTACAGGATTTTATTCAATAATAGACTTAGCAGTACATTTTATTTAcctagaaaaaaaattaaaaaaaattgcttcgatttacataaaaaaaaacaactttatttaataagattatTATTATCATATCATTTAAGAAGAATATAATTTTAGTACTAAAATTATTTaaactttatttcagactttatattatattattttattttttttttctaaaataatttagactttcttttatattattattattttattttatttttctaaaattatttagactttattttatattattattattaatttattattaaagaCCAAGGCCCAATTCTAGATATAAGCCCAATACACTATGAATGCTCAACGTAGGTGAAAAAAGCATGGGCTAGCCAGTTTTTCAGATCGGTAATAAAAAAATAGCCAGTGTTtgtaaagttattgaaaaatagccactattttagctaaaacacggaaagttccagcataatatgctggattttGAAGCTCttgcgtataaacttccagcatatattatgctagaactccaacacattatgaaattccagcaccttatattggagtctcatatgtaagaaattcaaattccAACATATATGCTGGAATTTTTCCGAATTTTTAATGgcgtttttgttcagatttttatctttacatgaaaaaaggGATAAATTtgaattacttttgaaactgtagcTAATTTTTAATTATCAATTATAAATCAGGTTATTTTCGATTTTTCCCTCAACGTAGTGTAGTTAGCTAATTAGTAGATGTAGCCCAATTTTGTAATTTGCACTTTTTCAATTTTCATTGATTTATTTCCCATAAGTATAAAAGGGGGAACACTTGTACATTTTAAGCAACCAAttcattttaataaaaaaatcagatctttttttttatccttttttttttgttaaacctAAAAATGCTTTATTTTCTTTGAGTTTTTCTCGTATTTGATATAGTATCAGAGTCAGACTCATTTCAATTCTTGATTTATTCAATATTAAGCTTCCATGTTATATTATTCACGCTCTAGTTAGCATGCCTGTGTGTGTGTTTGGGGGGTGAAGGAGGTATTGAGTTTATCCCATATCAATTGCGGGATAAGAATTTAATCTTCTTATATGATTTCAAACAATCCTTACATCGTGAGCTAACTCTAAGGACCCGTTTGGTCATgagttttgccaaaataaatttggaatttatttggcaaacacatatttggccatagattttgcctacattttggcaagatcccaaatcccaaaatcacctcaattgctgattttgggccaaaacatgaccattacattttttaaaatttttaaatattatcccAAACTTTTATAGTTTGTAAAAGAGCCCACATTTAAATAATCACCTCAATTTCTGCTCTTGTTCCTGCTTCTTTCTTTGTATCTGCTCTCGAAAGAAACTGAGATTGATATCTACTCTGAGGAAGCTGTGACTACCCACTTGCAATTTGTCTTGCAAAAACATGGTTTAGCTGACGAAAAATTTTCACCAGCAGTGCCTTTCTTGCTTAACCCCAGCTTTCGCAAGATATTCGTTCATATGACCGAAAAAAATCAAGTCGAATAGTTTAACGACTTAAAGAAAAATTGAGCTAACTGTTattttcattttgttatattgtACTCTAATGCATGAAATGCTGATACTAATTATTTTAGTTGTACGTCGTGGTGTAGGCATGATTGTAATCTGAGTAATGACTTCCTATGTGTAATATGAGTAATGACTTCCTATGTGTAATCTGAGTAATGAAGGTTATGTATATACAAGATAGC contains:
- the LOC104110839 gene encoding uncharacterized protein; translated protein: MASSNEASRTPEINWRIERALNLIHKENQTRAKIFEKLQERKLDRDKLSENIRSLLPYAYSYESRRRKFEYTEQTFLGVYSTCEAKLNEPLSIKTLCCKIRHGCNSLADEKKIFREITAAIDTRADVESAKETKLVHNKVLFNQTHPIKMTSNANVERLKQKMQVITKDIRSIEKRLNRINQKKDQIYAQILTLQKAT